From the genome of Corallococcus macrosporus DSM 14697:
GCGCGCGAGGCGGGCGCCGTCACGCTGATTCCCGCGTACGAGGGCGCGCCCTTCGCCGCGAAGCTGGTGGGCCTGGGCGTGGCGCTGCCGGACGGCCAGACGGCGTATGTGCCGCTGCGGCACGCGCAGCTCGGCGTCACGCAGGTGAAGCCGGAGTCCTTCACCGCGGCCTTCCGCGAGGTGCTGGAGGACGCGGCGGTGAAGAAGGGCGGTCACGACCTCAAGGCGCTCAGCCTGGTCCTGGCCAACGACGGCCTCACCCTGCACGGCGCGCACGACGACGTGGAGCTGCTCAGCTACCTGCTCAACCCGTCCCGCCGGGAGCACGCGCTGGTGGACCTGGCGCGCGAGCGGCTCTACACGGAGCTGCCGCCGCTGCCGAACGCCGCGGAGGGCAAGCGCGGCAAGAAGGACCGGGCCCTGGCGGACCACACGGTGGAGGAGGTGGCCACCGGGTTCGCCATCCGCGCCGAGGCCGCGCGCCGGCTCGCGCCCGAGCTGTGGAAGGAGCTGGAGGCCGCGAAGCTGGCGGCGCTGGCCCGGGACATGGAGCTGCCGCTGCTGCCGCTCCTGGCGCGGATGGAGCGGCGGGGCGTGCTGCTGGACACCGCCGAGCTGTCTCGCACCTCGGTGAAGGTGGACGCGGCCGTCGAGGCGCAGGTGAAGGAGGTCTACCGGCACGCGGGCCGCGAGTTCAACATCGGCTCCAACCCGCAGCTCGTGGAGGTGCTCTTCACGGAGCTGAAGCTGCCCGTCATCAAGCGGGGCAAGACGGGCCCCTCCGCGGACCAGGAGGTGCTGGAGAAGCTCTCCGAGGAGCACCCGCTGCCGGGCGCCATCATCGAATACCGCAGCCTGTCCAAGCTGAAGAGCACCTACCTGGACACGCTGCCCACGCTGGTGGCCGCCGACGGGCGCATCCACACCACCTACCACCAGGCGGCCACCGCCACCGGGCGCCTGTCCTCCACCGACCCGAACCTCCAGAACATCCCCGTGCGCACGGACCTGGGCCGGGAGATCCGCCGCGCCTTCGTGGCCGCGGAGGGGCACCAGTTGGTGAGCGCGGACTACAGCCAGGTGGAGCTGCGGCTGCTGGCGCACATCGCGAACGACGCGGTGCTCATCGAGGCCTTCCTCCATGACGAGGACATCCACACCCGCACCGCGGCGGAGGTCTTCGGCGTGGCCAAGGAGCAGGTGGACCGCGAGCAGCGCCGCGTGGCGAAGATGGTGAACTTCGGCATCGCCTACGGCCTGTCACCGCATGGCCTGGCGGCGCGGCTGGGCATCGCCCAGGACGTGGCCCGCGACATCATCGAGCGCTACTTCACGCGCTACGCGGGCATCAAGCGGTACCTGGAGGAGACCGTCTCCGTGGCGCGCAAGACGGGCTACGTGGAGACGCTGTACGGCCGCCGCCGCTACATGGCGGACCTGAACTCCAAGAATCGCGGCGTGGCCCAGGCCGCCGAGCGCGCCGCCATCAACATGCCCATCCAGGGCACGGCCGCGGACCTCATCAAGAAGGCCATGCTGGCGGTGGACGCGGCGCTCGAGGCGCAGAAGCTGAGCGCGCGGATGCTGCTGCAGGTCCACGACGAGCTCCTCTTCGAGGCGCCCGACGCGGAGGTGGAGGCGGTGAAGGCGCTGGCGGTCAAGGCCATGTCCTCGGTGGCCGACCTGAAGGTGCCGCTCAAGGTGGACGTGGGCGCGGGGCGGAGCTGGGCGGACGCGCACTGACGCGGGCCCAAAAAACACGGGAGGAGCGCCCACCCCCGTAGGCGCCCCTCCCGCGTGCTCCACCCGCGGCCCCCACAGCCGCTGCTGCCACCCCTGCGACAAATGCGCCGACCCGTCCGACCGGCGAGTCGCGTGGACCCCCATCCACGCGTCTTGCCAGCGGCTCGCGGTGCGCGCTCACCACTCCCCAGCGGGAGCACGCCTTCCCACAAAGCGCGCCATGGGCCCCCACCCAGGCACACTCCCTCCCGCCGGTCTCGGACGCGCCCGCTTCCAGGCGCGTCAAGTCGAACGGGCCGGCCAACCCCTCCACGCCCTCAGTGCATCGCCGTGCGTCCGTCTCCCGTGTCCGGAGTCACGCGCCGCGTCCGCGAGGGACGCTCGAAGTACTCGACGACCAACCCACCAAAGGGCACCCGCGGCCCATCCGCCCGCGGGTCCTTCATCCGTTGCAGGAGCGCCACCGCGGAGTCCACGGCCTCGTCCACCGCGCGGTTGA
Proteins encoded in this window:
- the polA gene encoding DNA polymerase I, yielding MVDTSPPRSAPTLVLIDASGFIFRAYHAIPPLTTSKGVQTNAVLGFTRMVLKALRELKPTHVALAFDKESRTERQKIDPTYKANREGPPEDLVPQFALIRRVVEAINVPVLEVAGWEADDVIGTLAVKAKAEGFCVQVVTGDKDFVQIVDSDVRLYDPMKDVHTEPADVKARLGIEPGQMRDYLALIGDAVDNVPKVPGIGPKTATELIQQFGDVETLLSRLDEVKKPKIRENIASHRESLLRAKQLVTFKTDLALDVRMADLARRPLDAQRSRELFTELEFFALLKELPQQDGAAGTSEPPKEQPAPLTVTPTLVGSDAELTRLAGAAREAGAVTLIPAYEGAPFAAKLVGLGVALPDGQTAYVPLRHAQLGVTQVKPESFTAAFREVLEDAAVKKGGHDLKALSLVLANDGLTLHGAHDDVELLSYLLNPSRREHALVDLARERLYTELPPLPNAAEGKRGKKDRALADHTVEEVATGFAIRAEAARRLAPELWKELEAAKLAALARDMELPLLPLLARMERRGVLLDTAELSRTSVKVDAAVEAQVKEVYRHAGREFNIGSNPQLVEVLFTELKLPVIKRGKTGPSADQEVLEKLSEEHPLPGAIIEYRSLSKLKSTYLDTLPTLVAADGRIHTTYHQAATATGRLSSTDPNLQNIPVRTDLGREIRRAFVAAEGHQLVSADYSQVELRLLAHIANDAVLIEAFLHDEDIHTRTAAEVFGVAKEQVDREQRRVAKMVNFGIAYGLSPHGLAARLGIAQDVARDIIERYFTRYAGIKRYLEETVSVARKTGYVETLYGRRRYMADLNSKNRGVAQAAERAAINMPIQGTAADLIKKAMLAVDAALEAQKLSARMLLQVHDELLFEAPDAEVEAVKALAVKAMSSVADLKVPLKVDVGAGRSWADAH